A single region of the Armatimonadota bacterium genome encodes:
- a CDS encoding FAD:protein FMN transferase, which translates to MGVRTRIVLYAPNQKVAEKAAEAAFKRIAYLEDIMSDYRPTSEIMRLCASAGGPPVRVSKELLFVLKKSVELSQKSSGALDVTVGPLVKLWKKARKSGVIPSQDEIEEAKKLVGWQNIIIDERTGTVRLANRGVQIDLGGIAKGYACDEAMRILKRYNINSALIEMGGDVLVSNPPPGKKGWEIEIANSEPQHSRIVLSNCAISSSGDTQQFVEINGKRYSHIVDPRTGLGLTNRIAVTVISPSGIISDGLATAVSVLGKEKGCALASTFPATSVYVRNVSD; encoded by the coding sequence ATGGGTGTGCGCACGCGTATTGTGCTGTATGCGCCAAATCAAAAGGTTGCAGAAAAAGCGGCAGAGGCTGCTTTCAAGAGGATAGCTTATTTAGAAGATATCATGAGCGATTACAGGCCCACGAGCGAAATCATGCGTCTTTGTGCGAGTGCTGGTGGGCCTCCTGTGCGGGTAAGCAAGGAACTTTTGTTTGTTCTTAAGAAATCTGTTGAGCTCAGTCAAAAATCGAGTGGCGCATTAGACGTTACAGTTGGTCCGCTAGTGAAACTCTGGAAGAAGGCTCGGAAGTCGGGCGTGATACCTTCGCAGGACGAAATTGAAGAAGCAAAGAAATTGGTTGGATGGCAAAACATAATAATCGACGAAAGAACGGGAACGGTAAGGCTTGCTAATAGGGGAGTGCAAATTGATCTTGGGGGAATCGCCAAGGGTTATGCTTGTGATGAGGCAATGCGAATTCTTAAGCGGTACAATATAAATAGCGCTTTGATTGAGATGGGCGGCGATGTTTTGGTAAGTAATCCTCCTCCAGGCAAGAAGGGGTGGGAGATCGAAATAGCAAATTCGGAACCTCAGCACAGCCGAATAGTGCTTTCTAACTGTGCAATTTCTTCGTCTGGCGATACCCAGCAGTTTGTGGAAATCAATGGGAAACGATACTCACATATAGTAGACCCACGAACAGGGTTGGGGTTGACAAATAGGATTGCGGTTACAGTAATCTCCCCTAGTGGAATCATTTCCGATGGGCTTGCGACTGCTGTGAGTGTATTGGGCAAAGAAAAAGGATGCGCACTTGCATCAACTTTCCCTGCGACATCAGTATATGTTCGCAACGTTTCGGATTAA
- a CDS encoding enolase C-terminal domain-like protein codes for MKIESIEVIPLNLPFKTEFKISRGSVGGPKAGAPHAYIRVVADGISGWGEARPSPRWSYETLESVVTSIRKYLAPALIGLDAEDLDAIHNVMDQVIAPGITVGQPIAKSGIDMALHDIICKRKGIPLYKYFSKSSSKLVNLSFLTTVDSPNKAEEVTAEALKAGYRGFKVKIGMDPSLDLDILRAVKHVAGNCFLWADANQAYSVDIAIQRSKDMAKIGVDVLEQPVPANDFLALQELVAKSAIPIAVDESVFSLGDLEQLIRMKALNFIVIKVSKMAGLTGARRCIERALDAGVGLLGSGLTETRLGLAASAHLYSAFGFEYPADLNGPQFLADDPVKGGIVIERGAVILSEAAGIGVDVDEIKLGQYAIQI; via the coding sequence ATGAAAATTGAATCCATCGAAGTAATTCCGCTGAATTTACCATTCAAAACGGAGTTTAAAATTTCTCGTGGTTCTGTTGGCGGGCCGAAAGCCGGTGCACCACATGCATACATTCGCGTTGTAGCCGACGGAATTTCGGGGTGGGGCGAGGCAAGGCCTAGCCCAAGGTGGAGCTATGAAACTCTCGAATCGGTGGTAACTTCCATTCGCAAATATCTTGCCCCGGCGCTGATTGGCTTAGATGCAGAAGATTTGGATGCAATCCATAACGTTATGGACCAAGTGATTGCACCTGGAATTACCGTTGGACAGCCCATTGCTAAGTCGGGCATAGATATGGCATTGCACGACATTATATGTAAAAGAAAGGGTATACCTCTATATAAGTATTTTAGCAAAAGTTCATCAAAGTTAGTAAATCTTAGCTTCCTAACAACTGTTGATTCGCCGAATAAAGCTGAAGAGGTGACTGCTGAAGCTCTTAAAGCAGGTTATCGTGGGTTTAAGGTAAAGATAGGCATGGATCCTTCGTTGGACCTAGATATCCTGCGGGCGGTAAAGCATGTAGCTGGCAACTGCTTTCTATGGGCTGATGCAAACCAGGCATACTCGGTTGATATTGCAATTCAGAGAAGCAAGGACATGGCAAAAATCGGCGTAGATGTGCTTGAACAGCCTGTGCCAGCCAATGATTTTCTAGCACTGCAAGAACTAGTTGCTAAATCAGCCATTCCAATTGCTGTTGATGAGTCAGTTTTTTCACTGGGAGACCTCGAACAACTTATTAGAATGAAAGCCCTGAACTTTATAGTTATTAAAGTCTCAAAGATGGCTGGATTAACAGGTGCTAGAAGGTGTATCGAAAGAGCACTTGATGCGGGAGTCGGTTTGCTTGGAAGTGGTTTAACGGAGACAAGACTAGGTCTTGCGGCAAGTGCACACTTGTACTCTGCATTTGGGTTTGAGTATCCAGCTGATTTGAACGGTCCTCAATTCCTCGCGGATGACCCAGTCAAAGGTGGAATTGTGATTGAACGGGGGGCGGTTATACTCTCTGAGGCAGCGGGAATAGGTGTCGACGTGGATGAAATCAAACTGGGTCAATATGCTATACAAATATAG